A section of the Bombus huntii isolate Logan2020A chromosome 5, iyBomHunt1.1, whole genome shotgun sequence genome encodes:
- the LOC126865477 gene encoding uncharacterized protein LOC126865477, with protein MLHHLPRSFPQHHPILRYALDTYYGFLQSSYICGHKGFRYLCCSTNSAMLPHWLLYMVFRKQRSITYFARKPSRMLIICSQGVRYLYYSTNSTITYTTALRCPLKSLYSLLISIMR; from the exons ATGCTGCATCACTTACCTAGATCATTCCCACAACATCATCCGATTCTTCGATATGCCTTGGATACTTACTACGGTTTCCTTCAATCGTCTTATATCTGTGGCCATAAAG gtttccgctatctgtgttgTTCGACAAACAGCGCTATGCTTCCACA ctGGCTGTTGTACATGGTGTTTCGCAAACAGAGATCCATAACCTATTTTGCACGTAAACCTTCTCGTATGTTGATCatttgttcacaag gtgttcgatatctgtattattcgacgaacagcactataacatatactaccgcactacgttgcccactgaaatcgctttattcattgcttatttcgattatgcgctag